TCTAAAGGATTTATCTAATTCTTCTATTTCATCTCCAGTTTTTATAATGTCCTGGTCTTCATATTTTTTTAGTGAGAAATTTTTCATTTTATTTGCAAGCTTTTTAATAGGCTTTGTTATTCCTCTAGCAAAAATTATCCCTATTATAAATGCTAAAATTCCTGCAATTGTAAAGCTTATACGTCTAGACCTTCTAAGAAGATTATTTAATTTATTTATATTTTCAACTCTAGTGGACAATACTACATGTCCTTTGATATTTCCATTGTCATCTAATATAGGAGTTGCTTTTGATATATATCCTTTTATTGTATTTTTTCTCTCTCTTATTATCCTTAGTAAAATTTGAGGATACTTTATATCAGTATCTTTATAAACTATGTTTTTATTGCCATTTAATATAATCATCTGTGAATCAATAAATCTACCTGCTACCTTTAGCTTTTGTATATCATTTATTCTGTCTCTTATAGTTCTTTCATCAAGACTAAATCCTTTTAAAATCTCTGCAATTTTTTCACCTTCATCTTTAAGCTGTTGCTTCGTTTCATTTAACAAATATACTTTAGATAAAGAATTGTAAGAAATAGTTATAGCTAGAAAGGTAATTATAAGTAAGATAATATATGTAATTATAAGCTTTTTCCCTATCTTTGTCATTATCCATCCACCCTATATCCATAACCCCATACAGTGGTTATTTTTAATTCTGAATCAACCTTTTTTAACTTTTTTCTAATTCTTTTAACTAAATCATCAATAACTCTTTGGTCTCCTATGTAATCATATCCCCAAACCCTTTGTAGTAGCTGTTCTCTAGTAAAAGGCATATTTTTATTTTTTACTAGAAATTCAAGTAATTCATATTCCTTTGTAGTAAATTTTATTTCTACACCATTTTTTTCAACATATCTTCTTTCGCAGTATATATCTATATCCTTTATATTTATATGTTCAGACTTAAAGCTATCACTCTTTTCTAGTCTTTTAAATATATTTTTTATCCTTACTACTAGTTCTCTTGGACTAAAGGGTTTAGATAAATAATCATCTGCTCCTAGCTCTAATCCCAATATTCTATCTAACTCTTCATCTTTAGCTGAAACGAATATAATAGGTATATCACTCTTCTTTCTTATTTCTTTACATAGCTCTAACCCGTCTATTCCTGGCATCATTATATCTAATACTATTAAATCTGGTTTCAGTCTATTTATTTCACTTATTAAGTTGTTTCCGTGTTCAAAAAGGGTGACTTTATATCCTTCCTTTTGAAGATATTTTTGTATTAAATCTCTTATATTTTTCTCATCGTCTACTACAAATATATGTTTCAATTTTATCACCTCCATTTTAATTATATCATTTTAATGTAAAAAAAAGAGATAGGAAACCCTATCTCTTAAGAAAGTATTTCTATTATTTGGTCTAGTAATCCTAATTTTGCTTCAACTTTGCTGTTTATCTGTTCCTTTATTGATATTACTTTGTTTATATGCTCTCTAGCTTCATCAAAGTTATCATTTTTTACATCTTCTCTGAATGCTTTTCTTTCTTCTTTAAGCTGTTTGTGTAATTCACTTATTTCCTTATTAATTTCTTTTATTTGCTTTCTAGCCTCTCTTGCTTCTAGTAATGCTTCTTTATTTCCTTCTTCTCTTGCACTGATATATAGGTCAATTATGCTATCATTTTTCTCAATTTGTTGAGTTTTTAGTTCTAATCTTTCTATTCTTAGTTCATTTATTTGGTGTATTTCATCTTTGAATTCCTTTAGTGCTTTATATCTTTGTCCCGCTTCCCTCATTTGTTGCATTTGTTCTAAACTAAGCTGTGTTCTAGAAGTTAAATCTGGTTCTTCTGCAAATGCAGTCCCTACACTTGCAAATACTAATAAACCCACCATTAAGATTGTTAAAAGTTTTTTCATTTTGCATCTCTCCTTTACTATTTTTTTATTTTTCCTTACACTCTTATTATTGCAACTAAATTTATGATAAAAATATTATAAATGTGGAAAAAGTGTGTGAAAAAAAGCGTCGTCACCGATTTGTTAGTGATTAGTAGCTTTTGAAGAAAGGAAACTAGGGACTAGATACAAAAAATACAATTTAAAATCAAAAACAAAAAGACTGGATAACCAGTCTTTAGGATATTTTTTTTCTTGTTGGAACACCTGGAAATGTAGGTTTATCAGGGCCATTTGGTTTAAAGTCTGAAAGAATATAATCATATATCATTTTTTCTATTGAAATTCCTAAATGTCTAAGAGCTTCGTTTCCAAACAATACGTTAAATTCTAATATATAATATCTATCTCCTACTACTACCACATCAAACCCCGCATGATTTATGCCCAATGTTTTCGCAGCTTTGTCCACTAAATCAACAGCACCTAAAGGTATGTTCTCAAAACTATAAGAACCACCCTTAGCAACATTATTGTGAAAGCTTCCTTCTTTACCTATTCTCCAGTATGCTGATACTACTTTATTACCTACATACACAACACGTAAATCTCTATCTATTGGTAGCTTTTCTTGTATATATAAAGTATCATTATTGTCTATATATCTCTGTAAATCCTGTTTTTTTTGGATTAAAAATACACCTTGTCCCATTGAATTCTTTATTTCTTTTGCCACACATGGATATCCAAACTCTTCTTCGATTATTTCTATACTATGTCTATTTTTCCCCATTATCCTTGTA
The window above is part of the Caldisalinibacter kiritimatiensis genome. Proteins encoded here:
- a CDS encoding response regulator transcription factor, producing MKHIFVVDDEKNIRDLIQKYLQKEGYKVTLFEHGNNLISEINRLKPDLIVLDIMMPGIDGLELCKEIRKKSDIPIIFVSAKDEELDRILGLELGADDYLSKPFSPRELVVRIKNIFKRLEKSDSFKSEHINIKDIDIYCERRYVEKNGVEIKFTTKEYELLEFLVKNKNMPFTREQLLQRVWGYDYIGDQRVIDDLVKRIRKKLKKVDSELKITTVWGYGYRVDG
- a CDS encoding ATP-grasp domain-containing protein — protein: MKLVSFNPYRTIGIPGVKYIKPEHMFREIKTIKKADYILFPEYWQVNSLVYGLKKKIFPNINTFHLGHNKVEMTRALLATFPENVPYTRIMGKNRHSIEIIEEEFGYPCVAKEIKNSMGQGVFLIQKKQDLQRYIDNNDTLYIQEKLPIDRDLRVVYVGNKVVSAYWRIGKEGSFHNNVAKGGSYSFENIPLGAVDLVDKAAKTLGINHAGFDVVVVGDRYYILEFNVLFGNEALRHLGISIEKMIYDYILSDFKPNGPDKPTFPGVPTRKKIS